In one Rugosibacter aromaticivorans genomic region, the following are encoded:
- a CDS encoding aromatic ring-hydroxylating dioxygenase subunit alpha, protein MNAPMDQFEKRWTAGREGFRVPYEVFTDRAYYDREQEKIFRGETWSFVGLEAELPNKGDFKATAIGDTPVIVTRDQTGQIRVFKNRCAHRGALLVRELRGNTKSFDCVYHQWSFDLTGALRGVPMRRGVRGEGGMPPEFDMANFGLDALRVEALNGVIFASFSSTVEPLLDYLGKEVVDTIKKIFNRPIRIMGDQRQYVHGNWKLYAENTRDPYHGSLLHLFHNTFGLYRATQSGVSHMDASKRHSILKVVATAVPASESEDKEVYKDVRSYNTEFHLQDPSILAGRKEFDDGSTLIINAIFPNLLLQQIANTLAVRQSVTYAPDAFEIVWTLFGYADDDEEMQMIRMKQSNLIGPAGLISMEDGEAVEIVQEAVVRDGQKTSLLAMGGGHAENVEHMITEGPIIGFWENYCRYLGIISRTAE, encoded by the coding sequence ATGAACGCACCCATGGATCAATTTGAAAAACGTTGGACAGCCGGTCGGGAGGGTTTCCGCGTTCCGTATGAGGTGTTTACCGATCGCGCTTATTACGATCGCGAGCAAGAGAAGATTTTTCGTGGCGAGACCTGGTCGTTTGTCGGCCTGGAAGCTGAGTTACCCAATAAGGGCGACTTTAAGGCCACGGCCATTGGTGACACACCCGTCATTGTGACGCGTGACCAAACCGGCCAAATTCGTGTATTCAAAAATCGCTGTGCGCATCGTGGGGCGCTTTTAGTCCGCGAGTTACGTGGCAATACAAAATCGTTTGATTGCGTGTATCACCAATGGTCGTTTGATCTCACTGGCGCGCTACGCGGTGTGCCTATGCGTCGTGGTGTGCGTGGCGAAGGCGGTATGCCACCTGAATTTGACATGGCTAACTTCGGGCTGGATGCGTTGCGCGTCGAAGCCCTGAATGGCGTTATTTTTGCCAGTTTTTCCAGCACCGTTGAGCCGCTACTTGATTATCTTGGCAAAGAGGTTGTCGATACAATCAAAAAGATTTTCAATCGCCCGATTCGGATTATGGGGGATCAGCGTCAGTATGTTCACGGCAACTGGAAGCTCTACGCAGAAAATACGCGGGACCCCTATCACGGTAGTTTGCTGCATCTGTTTCACAACACCTTCGGCCTTTACCGTGCAACGCAATCCGGCGTATCGCACATGGATGCTTCAAAACGCCATTCGATTCTGAAAGTTGTCGCAACAGCGGTACCGGCTAGCGAAAGCGAAGATAAAGAAGTTTATAAAGATGTACGGTCTTACAACACCGAGTTTCACTTGCAAGACCCAAGCATTCTTGCGGGTAGAAAAGAATTTGATGACGGCTCAACGCTTATCATCAATGCCATTTTTCCAAATCTGCTCTTGCAACAGATTGCCAACACCTTGGCGGTGCGCCAGTCGGTGACCTATGCGCCGGATGCTTTTGAAATTGTCTGGACACTATTCGGCTACGCGGATGACGATGAGGAAATGCAGATGATCCGCATGAAGCAATCCAACCTCATCGGGCCCGCCGGTTTGATTTCGATGGAAGACGGCGAAGCGGTCGAGATCGTGCAGGAGGCCGTGGTGCGTGATGGGCAAAAGACGTCACTTCTCGCCATGGGTGGTGGGCATGCTGAAAATGTCGAACACATGATTACCGAAGGCCCGATCATCGGCTTTTGGGAGAATTACTGCCGCTATCTGGGAATTATTTCTCGCACTGCCGAATAA